TATCTCTCCGGTGGTGGCCTGCAGAGCCTGAGCCGTCAGATCGAGGAAGTGGCTACCGCGCTGGAGCGCTGACAAGGCCAGGTTTGTCGCTCAGGGCGACAGACCGATGCCGCGCAGAATGATACTGGTCACCGACTGCACCGCCCTCTCGAACTGCACCTCGTCGAGAGGGCGGTCGTCGTTGATCAGGCATATCTGGTAATCGAAGTCGGCATAGTGCTGAGTCGAGGCCCAGATCATGTAGAGCAGGTGCGAGGGCTCCACGGGCAGGATCAGGCCCGCCTCGATCCAGTCGCGAATCTTGGCCTCCTTGAGTTTCGCCCACTCGTAGAGATTGTCGCGCAACCGCTCCTTGAGGATCGGCGCCCCCTGCATCACCTCCGCCGCCCACACCTTGGAGCCATGCGCACGGTTGAGCGAGTGATTCATCTTGGCGCGAATATAGCTCGACAGCACGATGCGCGGGTCGTCATAGAGCTCGAAGCACAGGGCATCCTGCTTCCACACCTCGAGCAGCCCCAGCAGCACCTCCCGATAGAGCTCCTCCTTGGTCGCGAAGTAGTAGTGCACATTGGACTTGGGTATATCGGCCAGCTGGGCGATCTCGCCCATCGAAGCGCCGGCATAGCCCTTCTCGGCGAACACTCGCTCCGCCACCAGCAGAATCTTGTCGATATTGCGCTGACGGATCGCACCCTTCTTCTTTGCCATCTTTCGCTCATTCCCCAAACGGCCGACATCGTCTCTCGCATGCAAGCCTACCACTACGGCACGCTAAAGCAGGCGATATCTCGAACGCCTGCCCCTTCCTGGCCCACCCGGCGAGCCGCACGCACCAAAGTGTGACGATCTTCTCGGGGCACGCGCCGGAATGATTTTCTAGTCAAATGATTTTCTGGAAAAAACCAAGACTTGGCAAGGGAGTTGCTTATAACCGGTAGTGGTGACTGACGTGGACCAGGCCCCTTCCGGGAGCACGAGTGCGTCAGACCAGACCTTCAATGGCGAAGGCCCGTGATCGTGAGTTCCATTGTCACTCGACGAGGCTATTCCCATGGAAATCCGCAACAAGGCCAACAGGATCCGCCTGTTCAGCTTCAACACCCCGCAGATGCGCGCCTTCCACCTCTCCTGGTTCGCCTTTCACATCTGCTTCTTCGGCTGGTTCGGTATCGCTCCCCTGATGGCGGTGGTACGCGAAGACCTCAGCCTGACCCAGGCGCAAATCGGCAACACCATCATCGCCTCGGTGCTGATCACCGTCATCGTCCGCCTGTTGATCGGTGTACTGTGCGACCGCATCGGTCCGCGCCTGGCCTACACCTGGCTGCTCTGCCTCGGTTCGCTGCCGGTGATCAGCATCGCCTTCGTTTCGAGCTTCGAGGGTTTCTTCCTGGCGCGCCTGGCCATCGGTGCCATCGGCGCCTCCTTCGTCATTACCCAGTATCACACCACCATGATGTTCGCCCCCAATGTGGTGGGCACCGCCAATGCCACCTCGGCGGGCTGGGGCAACCTGGGCGGGGGCACCACCCAGATCCTGATGCCGCTGATCTTCTCGGGCCTGCTGATGCTCGGCGTCAATGAAGCGTTCGGCTGGCGGCTGGCCATGGTGGTCCCCGGTGTGGTGCTGTTCCTGACCGGTATCGCCTACTACTTCCTGACCCAGGATGCCCCCGACGGCAACTTCAGCGAGCTGCGCGCACGCGGCGAGCTACCCCCCGCCGCCAAGGGCAGAGGCAAGGGCTCGGGCAGCTTCATGGATGCCGCCCGCGATATCCGCGTCTGGGCGCTGTTCGTGGTCTACGCCATCTGCTTCGGCGTCGAGCTGACCATCAACAACATCGCCGCCATCTACTTCTTCGATCACTTCGACCTGACGCTGGCCACCGCTGGCCTGATCGCCGGCCTGTTCGGGATGATGAACCTCTTCGCGCGCACCCTAGGGGGCGTCTTCTCGGATTTGTTCGCCAAGAACTGGGGGCTCAAGGGGCGCGTGCGCTGGCTGTTCATCGCCCTAGTGTGCGAAGGCATCGCCCTGATGTTCTTCTCGCAGATGCGCGTGCTGACCATGGCGATCGGCATCATGCTGGTTTTCAGCCTGTTCGTGCAGATGGCCGAAGGTGCCACCTACGGCGTGGTGCCCTTCATCAACAAGAAGGCGCTGGGCGCCGTGGCCGGGATCGTCGGGGCCGGCGGTAACGTCGGCGCCGTGGCGGCCGCCTTCCTGTTCCGCTCGGAAGCGATCACCTATCAGCAAGGGCTGTTCTATCTTGGCTTTACCGTGCTGGTACTCGCCAGTTGTGCGCTACTGGTACGCTTCTCTCCCGAAGAGGAGGCCGAAGAGGCCGCCGCCTTCCAGGAGGCGGTGGGTGACGACACCGGTGCCGGAGCCCTCTCGCTACGCTAGCCCCGTGATTCGACATGGTAAAAAGCCGCTCCCCGTGGAGCGGCTTTTTCATGGCCTTAGCACGCCAGGTAAGCCCCATCTGCTGACGCTTGCTACACTACGCCCCAGCTTCGTTATCCAGGATTCTCCTTGCGCCCTTCGCCAATCCACACTTCCAGCGGCAACTTGCTGAGCGGCTTCTTCGGGGTCTTCCGTTACAGCCGCCAGGCGCTCGCGCTGGTGTGGCAGACCTCCCGCCGGCTGACTGTTGGCCTGGCCATCTGCACGTTGATTGCCGGCGTATTGCCGGCGGTGGCCGCCTGGATCGGCCAACTGATCGTCGACGCGGTGGTGGAGGCGATGGCCTTTCACCGCGAGAACGAGGTGTCCGTCTCCTTCGACAGCGTATGGCCGGTGCTGCGTTACGCCCTGCTCGAGGCAGGCGCGATCGCCGCCATCGCCCTGGCGCAGCGGGGGTTCTCGGCGCAGCAATCGCTGCTGCGGGCGCTGCTGGGCCAGAAGGTCAACGTGATGATTCTCGAGAAAGCCGGCACCCTGTCGCTCTCGCAGTTCGAGGATTCGGAGTTCTACGACAAGCTGACCCGCGCCCGCCGCGAAGCGTCGACACGACCGCTGGGGCTGGTCACCAAGACCTTCGGCCTGTTGCAGAATGCCATCTCGTTGGCCAGTTTCGGCGTGCTGCTGGTGCAGTTCTCGCCCTGGGCTCTGCTGATCCTGGCGATCGGCGCGCTCCCGGTGTTCCTTTCGGAGGCCAAGTTCTCCGGCGATGCGTTCCGCCTGTTCCGCTGGCGCTCGCCCCAGAATCGCATGCAGAGCTACCTGGAGACGGTGCTGGCCCGAGAGGACAGCATCAAGGAGGTCAAGCTGTTCGGCCTGGAGCCACTGCTGCTTGCCCGTTACCGCGCGATATTCGATTCGCTCTACGACGAGGACCGCCGCCTGACGATTCGTCGCGAGAGCTGGGGCTTCCTGCTGGGTCTACTCGGCACGCTGGCATTCTATGGCGCCTACGCCTGGGTAGTGGTCGACACCATCGCCGGGCAACTGACGCTTGGCGAGATGACCATGTATCTGATGGTGTTCAAGCAGGGCCAGGCGGCGCTCTCGGCAAGCCTTACCGCGATCAGCGGCATGTACGAGGACAACCTCTACCTCTCGAATCTCTACGAATATCTCGAACAGCCGGTAGCGGCCGAGCGTGGCACCCTGACCCAGGGCATCAGGCCCGGCGATGGCATCCGCTTCGAGGGCGTCGGCTTCATCTACCCCGGTGCCGACAAGCCAGCACTTGCCAACATCACGCTGCACCTGGCGCCCGGCAGGAGCCTGGCACTGGTGGGCACCAACGGCTCGGGCAAGACCACGTTGATCAAGCTGCTCACCCGCCTCTACGAGCCCAGCGAAGGGCGTATCCTGCTCGACGGCAGCGATCTGCGCGACTGGGACATCGAGGCGCTGCGCAGTCGGGTCGGGGTGATCTTCCAGGACTTCGTGCGCTATCAGCTCAAGGTCGGCGAGAACTTGGGCGCCGGCGACGTGAGCGCCTTCGAGGATGAGGCGCGCTGGCGGGAAGCCGCCCAGCGTGGACTGGCCGAGGCGTTCATCGCCGCCATGCCCGGCGGCTACCACACCCAGCTGGGGCGCTGGTTCAAGGGCGGACAGGAGCTCTCCGGCGGGCAGTGGCAGAAGATCGCCCTGTCTCGCGCCTACATGCGCGCGAGCGCCGACATCCTGGTGCTGGACGAACCCACCGCCGCCATGGACGCCGCCGCCGAGGCGGCGATATTCGCCGACTTTCGCAAGCACAGCCACGCCAAGATGACGATCCTGATCTCCCACCGTGTCTCCACGGTGCGCGCTGCCGACCAGATCATGGTGATCGACGGCGGCGTGATTCTCGAGCACGGCGATCACTCGAGCCTGATGGCCGCCGATGGCCGTTATGCCAGCCTGTTTCGGCTGCAGGCCAAGGGTTATGAGTAGCCATTGCTGATAAACGGTTGACGCTTACCCCGGCGATTGGCTAAAAGAGAAGAGTCGCGCCACGTGGCGCGGCACTTACCCTCAACGAGAATCGTCCCTCATGCTCTGGCTGCAGCCCGTCAATATCACTGGCAACTCACATCGCGTTTTCAATAACGCAATGCGAGCATGCCCGTTGCCGTGCGCCAGTAGTTAATCGAAGGACGCTGGCCGCGGCACTTGTCGCGGTCAAGCTATCACCTCTCCGGTCATACCCTGTTCGCACAAGTCCCGGCCTCCGAAAGAAAGGAGACCGAGAACATGGCAATTCGACTCATCAAGCGACTTTTGCGCGGCATCCGTACTCGCCACACCACCCGCCAGCACTACAATGCGCTTCGGGAGTATGATCCCCGCATGCTCAAGGACGTCGGGCTGCGCTGGGAGCGCGGCAATCTGGTGGCGATCAACCCGGAGCGCGAGCTGCCGGTAGCCGCTGGCGCCGAAGCAGCCGCAATGAAGAAACGCCCCGATGCCTGTCCCAGCTGCGGAGTCAGGCTGACGTAGACAAAGCCCCGGTCACAGGGAGTGACCGGGGCTTTTTCGCTCCCGCGAGCACGCTGATTCAATACAGCGACGAAGGGTTGGCGGACTCGCCCCCGGCCTTGTAACGCCCAATGGTCTTCAACGCCGCCTGGCGCAGCAGGCTGACATCGATACCTACCGCAATGAATTGGCAGCCCAGTGCCCGATAGCGACGAGCATCCTCCTCCCGTGGGGCGAGGATACCGGCCGCCTTTCCCGCTACCTGCACAGCGGCGATGGCATGTTCGATCATCTGTTGTACCTCGGGATGGCCAGGATTGCCGGGATGGCCCAGTCCCGACGAGAGATCGATCGGCCCGATGAAGACCGCATCGACTCCCTCCACTGCAGCGATCGCCTCGACGTTATCGATCCCCGCACGCGACTCCACCTGGACGATCAGGCACAGCTCCTCGTGAGCCGTGCTCAGATAATCCGCCACGCCATCCCAGCGGGTAGCGCGCGTCAAGCCACCGCCTACGCCACGTATGCCACGCGGTGGATAGTACATGGCACGCACCAACGCCTCGGCCTGCTCGGCGCTCTCCACCATCGGCACCATCAAGGACTGCACCCCGATATCGAGAAGCTGCTTGATCAGCGCGGTGTCATGATTGACGGCACGCACCACTGGCGCCGACGAGTAGGCTGCCACTGCCTGCAGCTGGCCGAGAATCGAAGGCACCGTATTGGGAGCATGCTCCCCGTCGATCAGCAGCCAGTCGAACCCCGTCGTTGCCAGAATCTCGGTGGCATAGGCAGTACCGAAGCCGGCCCAGCAACCATACTGAGCGCCACTCTTAGCCAAAGCCGCCTTGAAGACGTTGTGAGGCATATGCATGAACGCATCCTTCAAACGTAGAGAGGTACATAAGACATAGCAGACCAGCCACTCTCGCGGCGAAGAATGTCACACCAGAGGCTCGGTCCCAGTCGCACTGCCCTTATAGCCCCAACGGCCGACCAAGCGCTGCAAGCAAGGCCGCGTCATCCTCCCTGCTAGGCAACCGTTCATTGCCGGGTCCTCCTACGTTGATGGGACGACTGGCCATTGCGGCCCGCCAGGCCATAATAAGTGCGTGTCAGCATCCACCCAATAGGCTTCCGATGACATGCTCTTTTACCTCGACGCTGTCGATCGCATCACTGGCCGGCCTGCTAATGATCGCAGCCCAACCCGGCCATGCCGACGGTTTTTTCTCCCATGTTGCGTACTCCACCTCAAGTCATGGACACACCCTCGAGCGTACCCTTAGCCGGCTGGCCCCCGGTGCCGACCCGCAGGTGCTGCAGCTGGCCGCCAGTGCGCTGGCCTGTGCCGACCCGGATGCCGCACGACTGACGGTGATCGACTACTCGCTACCCTCCAACGAGCCACGACTCTGGGTGTTCGATCTCGAAGCGCAGGCGCTGATGTTCGAAGAACTGGTCTCCCACGGGCGCGGCTCCGGCGATGCCGAGGCCACGCTCTTCTCCAACATCCCCGAGAGCTACCAGTCGAGCCTGGGGCTGTTCAGGACCATGAACAGCTACTATGGTCGCAACGGCTATTCACTGCGCCTGGAAGGACTCGAATCGGGAATCAACGATCTCGCCTATCAGCGCGCCATCGTCATCCACGGTGCCGATTATGTCAGCGAATCGTTCATCGAGCAGACCGGCCGGCTGGGACGCAGCCACGGCTGCCCGGCGGTACGCCAGGAGATCACCTATCCGCTGATCGACAGCATCAAGGAGGATCAGTACCTGTTCGTCTACTACCCCGACGCCGAGTGGTTCGAAAGCTCCTCTTACCTGAACTGCAGCCGTGATGAGCGAACGCTTGCCATACAGTAAAGCAGCACGAATCGCCTAGCGCGGCCATGCCAGTCCTGATTGGCACCGTACTTGCTTCGAAATTGGGCAAGCGGCTTAGGCGGGAGACAATGCATGACACGAGAGACCCCGGGAATGACGCCTGCAGAACGCCTGCTACTGGCAGCCAAGCGCTGTGAAATCGACAATCTCGAGCACCTTGCCACCACCTGCGAGATCGTCGGCGACATCAGCCGCTTCATCCATGCCCTGCAGAAGGAGCGTGGTGCTTCGAACATCTACCTGGCCTCGTGTGGCGAGCGCTTCGCCACGCGACGCGAGGAGCGAATCGTCGAGAGCCTACGTAACGAGCAGGCCATCCGCCAGCGTCCGCGCAACCGCATCACGCTTGCCGACGATCCGAGCTACAACCGCTACCGCCAGGAGGTTCTGCGCTTTCTCTACGAGAAGCAGCGCAAGGTGGAGAACATCACCGAGCGGCGCAAGGCAGATTCCGCCAAGGAGAAGCAGGTGGCTCACGCCTGATCGCGTGTACTGAGCAAGACCGACGACTAGGCCACCGCAAGGTGGCTTTTTGTTACGGACGCAGCCGCGAAGTCTGAAACGATGACTACACTGCAAAGGCGCGAACACGACAACCATGCAGGAGCCCAGCATGACCATCGAATGCCAAGGCAGCTGCCTATGCGGCGCCGTGAGCCTCACCGTCACGATCGAGGGCCACAGCGTTGCCGCCTGTCACTGCAGCATGTGTCGCACCTGGTCGGGAGCGCCAATGCTGGCGCTTGAAGGGGTCAAGGAGGTGCACATCACCGGTGAGGAGAACATCGCGGTTTACGCCTCCTCCGAGTGGGCCGAACGCGGTTTCTGCCGCCAGTGCGGCACTCACCTCTTCTACCGGCTCAGGGAGAGCGATCACTATGCCCTCCCGATAGGCCTGGTCGACCGTGGCGAGGCGTGGCACTTCGAGACCCAGATCTTCATCGACGAGAAACCGGCCTTCTACGCTTTCGCCAACCAGACCCAGGAGTTGACCGGCCAGCAGGCGCTGGAGATGTTCAACGAATCGCGCTGAGCCTGGCTGAGCTCAGCGCGCCAGGCGCGCAAGCACCGCCTTGCGGCTGCTCTCCTGCATCTCGGCATAGAGCGCGAACTCATCGGTCACCGGGCAGCCCAGGGCCTGTTCGAGTTGTGCCCGGTTGGCATTGCCCGCCTGCAGGCCACGCGAATCGTCACCCAGGTTGGACTGGAATATCCCTGCCGCGCTCACCGGCAGGAAATCCTCGTAGACGATCGGCCGAGCCTCGACCAGCCCCTGAGCGATCAGCGCCTCGATCTCGTTTTCCGCCGCCTCGCCCGTGACCTCGTGCCCCAACGGGGTGAGTTCATAGCGGAAGTAAGCCAGTGCCTGACGGCGCAGCTCGGCGGCATCATCGGGGAACGCCTCGAAGACGCGGCCAAGCCGAGCCTGGTGCAGCGCATTGTCCTGGCTTGAGGACGGCTCCTGAGCCTCGGCCAGCAGGCGGTCGTAGAGCGCCCTGCCCTTGGGCGTCAGGGCCACGCCGCGCTGCTCGATCTCGCCG
This DNA window, taken from Halomonas sp. TA22, encodes the following:
- a CDS encoding TetR/AcrR family transcriptional regulator is translated as MAKKKGAIRQRNIDKILLVAERVFAEKGYAGASMGEIAQLADIPKSNVHYYFATKEELYREVLLGLLEVWKQDALCFELYDDPRIVLSSYIRAKMNHSLNRAHGSKVWAAEVMQGAPILKERLRDNLYEWAKLKEAKIRDWIEAGLILPVEPSHLLYMIWASTQHYADFDYQICLINDDRPLDEVQFERAVQSVTSIILRGIGLSP
- a CDS encoding MFS transporter, translated to MEIRNKANRIRLFSFNTPQMRAFHLSWFAFHICFFGWFGIAPLMAVVREDLSLTQAQIGNTIIASVLITVIVRLLIGVLCDRIGPRLAYTWLLCLGSLPVISIAFVSSFEGFFLARLAIGAIGASFVITQYHTTMMFAPNVVGTANATSAGWGNLGGGTTQILMPLIFSGLLMLGVNEAFGWRLAMVVPGVVLFLTGIAYYFLTQDAPDGNFSELRARGELPPAAKGRGKGSGSFMDAARDIRVWALFVVYAICFGVELTINNIAAIYFFDHFDLTLATAGLIAGLFGMMNLFARTLGGVFSDLFAKNWGLKGRVRWLFIALVCEGIALMFFSQMRVLTMAIGIMLVFSLFVQMAEGATYGVVPFINKKALGAVAGIVGAGGNVGAVAAAFLFRSEAITYQQGLFYLGFTVLVLASCALLVRFSPEEEAEEAAAFQEAVGDDTGAGALSLR
- a CDS encoding ABC transporter ATP-binding protein, which encodes MRPSPIHTSSGNLLSGFFGVFRYSRQALALVWQTSRRLTVGLAICTLIAGVLPAVAAWIGQLIVDAVVEAMAFHRENEVSVSFDSVWPVLRYALLEAGAIAAIALAQRGFSAQQSLLRALLGQKVNVMILEKAGTLSLSQFEDSEFYDKLTRARREASTRPLGLVTKTFGLLQNAISLASFGVLLVQFSPWALLILAIGALPVFLSEAKFSGDAFRLFRWRSPQNRMQSYLETVLAREDSIKEVKLFGLEPLLLARYRAIFDSLYDEDRRLTIRRESWGFLLGLLGTLAFYGAYAWVVVDTIAGQLTLGEMTMYLMVFKQGQAALSASLTAISGMYEDNLYLSNLYEYLEQPVAAERGTLTQGIRPGDGIRFEGVGFIYPGADKPALANITLHLAPGRSLALVGTNGSGKTTLIKLLTRLYEPSEGRILLDGSDLRDWDIEALRSRVGVIFQDFVRYQLKVGENLGAGDVSAFEDEARWREAAQRGLAEAFIAAMPGGYHTQLGRWFKGGQELSGGQWQKIALSRAYMRASADILVLDEPTAAMDAAAEAAIFADFRKHSHAKMTILISHRVSTVRAADQIMVIDGGVILEHGDHSSLMAADGRYASLFRLQAKGYE
- a CDS encoding aldolase/citrate lyase family protein, giving the protein MHMPHNVFKAALAKSGAQYGCWAGFGTAYATEILATTGFDWLLIDGEHAPNTVPSILGQLQAVAAYSSAPVVRAVNHDTALIKQLLDIGVQSLMVPMVESAEQAEALVRAMYYPPRGIRGVGGGLTRATRWDGVADYLSTAHEELCLIVQVESRAGIDNVEAIAAVEGVDAVFIGPIDLSSGLGHPGNPGHPEVQQMIEHAIAAVQVAGKAAGILAPREEDARRYRALGCQFIAVGIDVSLLRQAALKTIGRYKAGGESANPSSLY
- a CDS encoding murein L,D-transpeptidase catalytic domain family protein, with protein sequence MTCSFTSTLSIASLAGLLMIAAQPGHADGFFSHVAYSTSSHGHTLERTLSRLAPGADPQVLQLAASALACADPDAARLTVIDYSLPSNEPRLWVFDLEAQALMFEELVSHGRGSGDAEATLFSNIPESYQSSLGLFRTMNSYYGRNGYSLRLEGLESGINDLAYQRAIVIHGADYVSESFIEQTGRLGRSHGCPAVRQEITYPLIDSIKEDQYLFVYYPDAEWFESSSYLNCSRDERTLAIQ
- a CDS encoding nitrate- and nitrite sensing domain-containing protein, with the protein product MTPAERLLLAAKRCEIDNLEHLATTCEIVGDISRFIHALQKERGASNIYLASCGERFATRREERIVESLRNEQAIRQRPRNRITLADDPSYNRYRQEVLRFLYEKQRKVENITERRKADSAKEKQVAHA
- a CDS encoding GFA family protein, translated to MTIECQGSCLCGAVSLTVTIEGHSVAACHCSMCRTWSGAPMLALEGVKEVHITGEENIAVYASSEWAERGFCRQCGTHLFYRLRESDHYALPIGLVDRGEAWHFETQIFIDEKPAFYAFANQTQELTGQQALEMFNESR